The following proteins are encoded in a genomic region of Pan troglodytes isolate AG18354 chromosome 2, NHGRI_mPanTro3-v2.0_pri, whole genome shotgun sequence:
- the MST1 gene encoding hepatocyte growth factor-like protein isoform X2 gives MEPEPPNPVGTGFTTSRMGLWWVTVQPPARRMGWLPLLLLLTQCLGAPGQRSPLNDFQVLRGTELQHLLHAVVPGPWQEDVADAEECAGRCGPLMDCRAFHYNVSSHGCQLLPWTQHSPHTRLRRSGRCDLFQKKDYVRTCIMNNGVRYRGTMATTVGGLPCQAWSHKFPNDHKYTPTLRNGLEENFCRNPDGDPGGPWCYTTDPAVRFQSCGIKSCREAACVWCNGEEYRGAVDRTESGRECQRWDLQHPHQHPFEPGSSTKVWTTTIAGILTAPSGHGATLRIRRSSESSVTSPAAGPRHSPAKRPQLSAASAGRVRATGAQPIPPPRAYLASVGTRKSRISTDLRQKNTRAKTFGRTSAGTPTAQRRPGASHCGPACAWPFATRSGVVQTTCGPRTATTAQGSSTAARSARPARVSSASAGPLRRRTSRSSRLPPNRMHNWRRTSAGTQMGIAMGPGATRWTQGPHSTTVPCDAALMTSRHQSWIPQTRCSLRSVARGWIGWISVVPSCAWLGAIRATHPGQSACGIGPAFLRGVSSEGAVDTDCPAVLLLLNPQHGEPGLQRVPVAKMVCGPSGSQLVLLKLERSVTLNQRVALICLPPEWYVVPPGTKCEIAGWGETKGTGNDTVLNVALLNVISNQECNIKHRGRVRESEMCTEGLLAPVGACEGDYGGPLACFTHNCWVLEGIIIPNRVCARSRWPAVFTRVSVFVDWIHKVMRLG, from the exons ATGGAGCCAGAGCCACCCAATCCCGTAGGGACAGGTTTCACAACTTCCCGGATGGGGCTGTGGTGGGTCACAGTGCAGCCTCCAGCCAGAAGGATGGGGTGGCTCCCACTCCTGCTGCTTCTGACTCAATGCTTAGGGGCCCCTG GGCAGCGCTCGCCATTGAATGACTTCCAGGTGCTCCGGGGCACAGAGCTACAGCACCTGCTACATGCGGTGGTGCCCGGGCCTTGGCAGGAGGATGTGGCAGATGCTGAAGAGTGTGCTGGTCGCTGTGGGCCCTTAATGGACTGCCG GGCCTTCCACTACAACGTGAGCAGCCATGGTTGCCAACTGCTGCCATGGACTCAACACTCGCCCCACACGAGGCTGCGGCGTTCTGGGCGCTGTGACCTCTTCCAGAAGAAAG ACTACGTACGGACCTGCATCATGAACAATGGGGTTCGGTACCGGGGCACCATGGCCACGACCGTGGGTGGCCTGCCCTGCCAGGCTTGGAGCCACAAGTTCCCGAATGATCACAA GTACACGCCCACGCTCCGGAATGGCCTGGAAGAGAACTTCTGCCGTAACCCTGATGGCGACCCCGGAGGTCCTTGGTGCTACACAACAGACCCTGCCGTGCGCTTCCAGAGCTGCGGCATCAAATCCTGCCGGGAGG CCGCGTGTGTCTGGTGCAATGGCGAGGAATACCGCGGCGCGGTAGACCGCACGGAGTCAGGGCGCGAGTGCCAGCGCTGGGATCTTCAGCACCCGCACCAGCACCCCTTCGAGCCGG GTTCCTCGACCAAGGTCTGGACGACAACTATTGCCGGAATCCTGACGGCTCCGAGCGGCCATGGTGCTACACTACGGATCCGCAGATCGAGCGAGAGTTCTGTGACCTCCCCCGCTGCG GGTCCGAGGCACAGCCCCGCCAAGAGGCCACAACTGTCAGCTGCTTCCGCGGGAAGGGTGAGGGCTACCGGGGCACAGCCAATACCACCACCGCGGGCGTACCTTGCCAGCGTTGGGACGCGCAAATCCCGCATCAGCACCGATTTACGCCAGAAAAATACGCGTGCAA AGACCTTCGGGAGAACTTCTGCCGGAACCCCGACGGCTCAGAGGCGCCCTGGTGCTTCACACTGCGGCCCGGCATGCGCGTGGCCTTTTGCTACCAGATCCGGCGTTGTACAGACGACGTGCGGCCCCAGG ACTGCTACCACGGCGCAGGGGAGCAGTACCGCGGCACGGTCAGCAAGACCCGCAAGGGTGTCCAGTGCCAGCGCTGGTCCGCTGAGACGCCGCACAAGCCGCA GTTCACGTTTACCTCCGAACCGCATGCACAACTGGAGGAGAACTTCTGCCGGAACCCAGATGGGGATAGCCATGGGCCCTGGTGCTACACGATGGACCCAAGGACCCCATTCGACTACTGTGCCCTGCGACGCTGCG CTGATGACCAGCCGCCATCAATCCTGGATCCCCCAG ACCAGGTGCAGTTTGAGAAGTGTGGCAAGAGGGTGGATCGGCTGGATCAGCGTCGTTCCAAGCTGCGCGTGGTTGGGGGCCATCCGGGCAACTCACCCTGGACAGTCAGCTTGCGGAATCG GGCCAGCATTTCTGCGGGGGGTCTCTAGTGAAGGAGCAGTGGATACTGACTGCCCGGCAGTGCTTCTCCTCCTG AACCCACAGCATGGAGAGCCAGGCCTACAGCGGGTCCCAGTAGCCAAGATGGTGTGTGGGCCCTCAGGCTCCCAGCTTGTCCTGCTCAAGCTGGAGAG ATCTGTGACCCTGAACCAGCGTGTGGCCCTGATCTGCCTGCCCCCTGAATGGTATGTGGTGCCTCCAGGGACCAAGTGTGAGATTGCAGGCTGGGGTGAGACCAAAG GTACGGGTAATGACACAGTCCTAAATGTGGCCTTGCTGAATGTCATCTCCAACCAGGAGTGTAACATCAAGCACCGAGGACGTGTGCGGGAGAGTGAGATGTGCACTGAGGGACTGTTGGCCCCTGTGGGGGCCTGTGAG GGTGACTACGGGGGCCCACTTGCCTGCTTTACCCACAACTGCTGGGTCCTGGAAGGAATTATAATCCCCAACCGAGTATGCGCAAGGTCCCGCTGGCCAGCTGTCTTCACGCGTGTCTCTGTGTTTGTGGACTGGATTCACAAGGTCATGAGACTGGGTTAG
- the MST1 gene encoding hepatocyte growth factor-like protein isoform X3 translates to MEPEPPNPVGTGFTTSRMGLWWVTVQPPARRMGWLPLLLLLTQCLGAPGQRSPLNDFQVLRGTELQHLLHAVVPGPWQEDVADAEECAGRCGPLMDCRAFHYNVSSHGCQLLPWTQHSPHTRLRRSGRCDLFQKKDYVRTCIMNNGVRYRGTMATTVGGLPCQAWSHKFPNDHKYTPTLRNGLEENFCRNPDGDPGGPWCYTTDPAVRFQSCGIKSCREAACVWCNGEEYRGAVDRTESGRECQRWDLQHPHQHPFEPGSSTKVWTTTIAGILTAPSGHGATLRIRRSSESSVTSPAAGPRHSPAKRPQLSAASAGRVRATGAQPIPPPRAYLASVGTRKSRISTDLRQKNTRANCYHGAGEQYRGTVSKTRKGVQCQRWSAETPHKPQFTFTSEPHAQLEENFCRNPDGDSHGPWCYTMDPRTPFDYCALRRCADDQPPSILDPPDQVQFEKCGKRVDRLDQRRSKLRVVGGHPGNSPWTVSLRNRQGQHFCGGSLVKEQWILTARQCFSSCHMPLTGYEVWLGTLFQNPQHGEPGLQRVPVAKMVCGPSGSQLVLLKLERSVTLNQRVALICLPPEWYVVPPGTKCEIAGWGETKGTGNDTVLNVALLNVISNQECNIKHRGRVRESEMCTEGLLAPVGACEGDYGGPLACFTHNCWVLEGIIIPNRVCARSRWPAVFTRVSVFVDWIHKVMRLG, encoded by the exons ATGGAGCCAGAGCCACCCAATCCCGTAGGGACAGGTTTCACAACTTCCCGGATGGGGCTGTGGTGGGTCACAGTGCAGCCTCCAGCCAGAAGGATGGGGTGGCTCCCACTCCTGCTGCTTCTGACTCAATGCTTAGGGGCCCCTG GGCAGCGCTCGCCATTGAATGACTTCCAGGTGCTCCGGGGCACAGAGCTACAGCACCTGCTACATGCGGTGGTGCCCGGGCCTTGGCAGGAGGATGTGGCAGATGCTGAAGAGTGTGCTGGTCGCTGTGGGCCCTTAATGGACTGCCG GGCCTTCCACTACAACGTGAGCAGCCATGGTTGCCAACTGCTGCCATGGACTCAACACTCGCCCCACACGAGGCTGCGGCGTTCTGGGCGCTGTGACCTCTTCCAGAAGAAAG ACTACGTACGGACCTGCATCATGAACAATGGGGTTCGGTACCGGGGCACCATGGCCACGACCGTGGGTGGCCTGCCCTGCCAGGCTTGGAGCCACAAGTTCCCGAATGATCACAA GTACACGCCCACGCTCCGGAATGGCCTGGAAGAGAACTTCTGCCGTAACCCTGATGGCGACCCCGGAGGTCCTTGGTGCTACACAACAGACCCTGCCGTGCGCTTCCAGAGCTGCGGCATCAAATCCTGCCGGGAGG CCGCGTGTGTCTGGTGCAATGGCGAGGAATACCGCGGCGCGGTAGACCGCACGGAGTCAGGGCGCGAGTGCCAGCGCTGGGATCTTCAGCACCCGCACCAGCACCCCTTCGAGCCGG GTTCCTCGACCAAGGTCTGGACGACAACTATTGCCGGAATCCTGACGGCTCCGAGCGGCCATGGTGCTACACTACGGATCCGCAGATCGAGCGAGAGTTCTGTGACCTCCCCCGCTGCG GGTCCGAGGCACAGCCCCGCCAAGAGGCCACAACTGTCAGCTGCTTCCGCGGGAAGGGTGAGGGCTACCGGGGCACAGCCAATACCACCACCGCGGGCGTACCTTGCCAGCGTTGGGACGCGCAAATCCCGCATCAGCACCGATTTACGCCAGAAAAATACGCGTGCAA ACTGCTACCACGGCGCAGGGGAGCAGTACCGCGGCACGGTCAGCAAGACCCGCAAGGGTGTCCAGTGCCAGCGCTGGTCCGCTGAGACGCCGCACAAGCCGCA GTTCACGTTTACCTCCGAACCGCATGCACAACTGGAGGAGAACTTCTGCCGGAACCCAGATGGGGATAGCCATGGGCCCTGGTGCTACACGATGGACCCAAGGACCCCATTCGACTACTGTGCCCTGCGACGCTGCG CTGATGACCAGCCGCCATCAATCCTGGATCCCCCAG ACCAGGTGCAGTTTGAGAAGTGTGGCAAGAGGGTGGATCGGCTGGATCAGCGTCGTTCCAAGCTGCGCGTGGTTGGGGGCCATCCGGGCAACTCACCCTGGACAGTCAGCTTGCGGAATCG GCAGGGCCAGCATTTCTGCGGGGGGTCTCTAGTGAAGGAGCAGTGGATACTGACTGCCCGGCAGTGCTTCTCCTCCTG CCATATGCCTCTCACAGGCTATGAGGTATGGTTGGGCACCCTGTTCCAGAACCCACAGCATGGAGAGCCAGGCCTACAGCGGGTCCCAGTAGCCAAGATGGTGTGTGGGCCCTCAGGCTCCCAGCTTGTCCTGCTCAAGCTGGAGAG ATCTGTGACCCTGAACCAGCGTGTGGCCCTGATCTGCCTGCCCCCTGAATGGTATGTGGTGCCTCCAGGGACCAAGTGTGAGATTGCAGGCTGGGGTGAGACCAAAG GTACGGGTAATGACACAGTCCTAAATGTGGCCTTGCTGAATGTCATCTCCAACCAGGAGTGTAACATCAAGCACCGAGGACGTGTGCGGGAGAGTGAGATGTGCACTGAGGGACTGTTGGCCCCTGTGGGGGCCTGTGAG GGTGACTACGGGGGCCCACTTGCCTGCTTTACCCACAACTGCTGGGTCCTGGAAGGAATTATAATCCCCAACCGAGTATGCGCAAGGTCCCGCTGGCCAGCTGTCTTCACGCGTGTCTCTGTGTTTGTGGACTGGATTCACAAGGTCATGAGACTGGGTTAG
- the MST1 gene encoding hepatocyte growth factor-like protein isoform X5, with the protein MEPEPPNPVGTGFTTSRMGLWWVTVQPPARRMGWLPLLLLLTQCLGAPGQRSPLNDFQVLRGTELQHLLHAVVPGPWQEDVADAEECAGRCGPLMDCRAFHYNVSSHGCQLLPWTQHSPHTRLRRSGRCDLFQKKDYVRTCIMNNGVRYRGTMATTVGGLPCQAWSHKFPNDHKYTPTLRNGLEENFCRNPDGDPGGPWCYTTDPAVRFQSCGIKSCREAACVWCNGEEYRGAVDRTESGRECQRWDLQHPHQHPFEPGSSTKVWTTTIAGILTAPSGHGATLRIRRSSESSVTSPAAGPRHSPAKRPQLSAASAGRVRATGAQPIPPPRAYLASVGTRKSRISTDLRQKNTRAKTFGRTSAGTPTAQRRPGASHCGPACAWPFATRSGVVQTTCGPRTATTAQGSSTAARSARPARVSSASAGPLRRRTSRSSRLPPNRMHNWRRTSAGTQMGIAMGPGATRWTQGPHSTTVPCDAALMTSRHQSWIPQTRCSLRSVARGWIGWISVVPSCAWLGAIRATHPGQSACGIGEAQLPVSHRDELRQGQHFCGGSLVKEQWILTARQCFSSCHMPLTGYEVWLGTLFQNPQHGEPGLQRVPVAKMVCGPSGSQLVLLKLERSVTLNQRVALICLPPEWYVVPPGTKCEIAGWGETKGTGNDTVLNVALLNVISNQECNIKHRGRVRESEMCTEGLLAPVGACEGDYGGPLACFTHNCWVLEGIIIPNRVCARSRWPAVFTRVSVFVDWIHKVMRLG; encoded by the exons ATGGAGCCAGAGCCACCCAATCCCGTAGGGACAGGTTTCACAACTTCCCGGATGGGGCTGTGGTGGGTCACAGTGCAGCCTCCAGCCAGAAGGATGGGGTGGCTCCCACTCCTGCTGCTTCTGACTCAATGCTTAGGGGCCCCTG GGCAGCGCTCGCCATTGAATGACTTCCAGGTGCTCCGGGGCACAGAGCTACAGCACCTGCTACATGCGGTGGTGCCCGGGCCTTGGCAGGAGGATGTGGCAGATGCTGAAGAGTGTGCTGGTCGCTGTGGGCCCTTAATGGACTGCCG GGCCTTCCACTACAACGTGAGCAGCCATGGTTGCCAACTGCTGCCATGGACTCAACACTCGCCCCACACGAGGCTGCGGCGTTCTGGGCGCTGTGACCTCTTCCAGAAGAAAG ACTACGTACGGACCTGCATCATGAACAATGGGGTTCGGTACCGGGGCACCATGGCCACGACCGTGGGTGGCCTGCCCTGCCAGGCTTGGAGCCACAAGTTCCCGAATGATCACAA GTACACGCCCACGCTCCGGAATGGCCTGGAAGAGAACTTCTGCCGTAACCCTGATGGCGACCCCGGAGGTCCTTGGTGCTACACAACAGACCCTGCCGTGCGCTTCCAGAGCTGCGGCATCAAATCCTGCCGGGAGG CCGCGTGTGTCTGGTGCAATGGCGAGGAATACCGCGGCGCGGTAGACCGCACGGAGTCAGGGCGCGAGTGCCAGCGCTGGGATCTTCAGCACCCGCACCAGCACCCCTTCGAGCCGG GTTCCTCGACCAAGGTCTGGACGACAACTATTGCCGGAATCCTGACGGCTCCGAGCGGCCATGGTGCTACACTACGGATCCGCAGATCGAGCGAGAGTTCTGTGACCTCCCCCGCTGCG GGTCCGAGGCACAGCCCCGCCAAGAGGCCACAACTGTCAGCTGCTTCCGCGGGAAGGGTGAGGGCTACCGGGGCACAGCCAATACCACCACCGCGGGCGTACCTTGCCAGCGTTGGGACGCGCAAATCCCGCATCAGCACCGATTTACGCCAGAAAAATACGCGTGCAA AGACCTTCGGGAGAACTTCTGCCGGAACCCCGACGGCTCAGAGGCGCCCTGGTGCTTCACACTGCGGCCCGGCATGCGCGTGGCCTTTTGCTACCAGATCCGGCGTTGTACAGACGACGTGCGGCCCCAGG ACTGCTACCACGGCGCAGGGGAGCAGTACCGCGGCACGGTCAGCAAGACCCGCAAGGGTGTCCAGTGCCAGCGCTGGTCCGCTGAGACGCCGCACAAGCCGCA GTTCACGTTTACCTCCGAACCGCATGCACAACTGGAGGAGAACTTCTGCCGGAACCCAGATGGGGATAGCCATGGGCCCTGGTGCTACACGATGGACCCAAGGACCCCATTCGACTACTGTGCCCTGCGACGCTGCG CTGATGACCAGCCGCCATCAATCCTGGATCCCCCAG ACCAGGTGCAGTTTGAGAAGTGTGGCAAGAGGGTGGATCGGCTGGATCAGCGTCGTTCCAAGCTGCGCGTGGTTGGGGGCCATCCGGGCAACTCACCCTGGACAGTCAGCTTGCGGAATCGGTGAGGCACAACTGCCTGTCTCCCACAGAGATGAGCTGAG GCAGGGCCAGCATTTCTGCGGGGGGTCTCTAGTGAAGGAGCAGTGGATACTGACTGCCCGGCAGTGCTTCTCCTCCTG CCATATGCCTCTCACAGGCTATGAGGTATGGTTGGGCACCCTGTTCCAGAACCCACAGCATGGAGAGCCAGGCCTACAGCGGGTCCCAGTAGCCAAGATGGTGTGTGGGCCCTCAGGCTCCCAGCTTGTCCTGCTCAAGCTGGAGAG ATCTGTGACCCTGAACCAGCGTGTGGCCCTGATCTGCCTGCCCCCTGAATGGTATGTGGTGCCTCCAGGGACCAAGTGTGAGATTGCAGGCTGGGGTGAGACCAAAG GTACGGGTAATGACACAGTCCTAAATGTGGCCTTGCTGAATGTCATCTCCAACCAGGAGTGTAACATCAAGCACCGAGGACGTGTGCGGGAGAGTGAGATGTGCACTGAGGGACTGTTGGCCCCTGTGGGGGCCTGTGAG GGTGACTACGGGGGCCCACTTGCCTGCTTTACCCACAACTGCTGGGTCCTGGAAGGAATTATAATCCCCAACCGAGTATGCGCAAGGTCCCGCTGGCCAGCTGTCTTCACGCGTGTCTCTGTGTTTGTGGACTGGATTCACAAGGTCATGAGACTGGGTTAG
- the MST1 gene encoding hepatocyte growth factor-like protein isoform X1: MEPEPPNPVGTGFTTSRMGLWWVTVQPPARRMGWLPLLLLLTQCLGAPGQRSPLNDFQVLRGTELQHLLHAVVPGPWQEDVADAEECAGRCGPLMDCRAFHYNVSSHGCQLLPWTQHSPHTRLRRSGRCDLFQKKDYVRTCIMNNGVRYRGTMATTVGGLPCQAWSHKFPNDHKYTPTLRNGLEENFCRNPDGDPGGPWCYTTDPAVRFQSCGIKSCREAACVWCNGEEYRGAVDRTESGRECQRWDLQHPHQHPFEPGKFLDQGLDDNYCRNPDGSERPWCYTTDPQIEREFCDLPRCGSEAQPRQEATTVSCFRGKGEGYRGTANTTTAGVPCQRWDAQIPHQHRFTPEKYACKDLRENFCRNPDGSEAPWCFTLRPGMRVAFCYQIRRCTDDVRPQDCYHGAGEQYRGTVSKTRKGVQCQRWSAETPHKPQFTFTSEPHAQLEENFCRNPDGDSHGPWCYTMDPRTPFDYCALRRCADDQPPSILDPPDQVQFEKCGKRVDRLDQRRSKLRVVGGHPGNSPWTVSLRNRQGQHFCGGSLVKEQWILTARQCFSSCHMPLTGYEVWLGTLFQNPQHGEPGLQRVPVAKMVCGPSGSQLVLLKLERSVTLNQRVALICLPPEWYVVPPGTKCEIAGWGETKGTGNDTVLNVALLNVISNQECNIKHRGRVRESEMCTEGLLAPVGACEGDYGGPLACFTHNCWVLEGIIIPNRVCARSRWPAVFTRVSVFVDWIHKVMRLG, encoded by the exons ATGGAGCCAGAGCCACCCAATCCCGTAGGGACAGGTTTCACAACTTCCCGGATGGGGCTGTGGTGGGTCACAGTGCAGCCTCCAGCCAGAAGGATGGGGTGGCTCCCACTCCTGCTGCTTCTGACTCAATGCTTAGGGGCCCCTG GGCAGCGCTCGCCATTGAATGACTTCCAGGTGCTCCGGGGCACAGAGCTACAGCACCTGCTACATGCGGTGGTGCCCGGGCCTTGGCAGGAGGATGTGGCAGATGCTGAAGAGTGTGCTGGTCGCTGTGGGCCCTTAATGGACTGCCG GGCCTTCCACTACAACGTGAGCAGCCATGGTTGCCAACTGCTGCCATGGACTCAACACTCGCCCCACACGAGGCTGCGGCGTTCTGGGCGCTGTGACCTCTTCCAGAAGAAAG ACTACGTACGGACCTGCATCATGAACAATGGGGTTCGGTACCGGGGCACCATGGCCACGACCGTGGGTGGCCTGCCCTGCCAGGCTTGGAGCCACAAGTTCCCGAATGATCACAA GTACACGCCCACGCTCCGGAATGGCCTGGAAGAGAACTTCTGCCGTAACCCTGATGGCGACCCCGGAGGTCCTTGGTGCTACACAACAGACCCTGCCGTGCGCTTCCAGAGCTGCGGCATCAAATCCTGCCGGGAGG CCGCGTGTGTCTGGTGCAATGGCGAGGAATACCGCGGCGCGGTAGACCGCACGGAGTCAGGGCGCGAGTGCCAGCGCTGGGATCTTCAGCACCCGCACCAGCACCCCTTCGAGCCGGGCAA GTTCCTCGACCAAGGTCTGGACGACAACTATTGCCGGAATCCTGACGGCTCCGAGCGGCCATGGTGCTACACTACGGATCCGCAGATCGAGCGAGAGTTCTGTGACCTCCCCCGCTGCG GGTCCGAGGCACAGCCCCGCCAAGAGGCCACAACTGTCAGCTGCTTCCGCGGGAAGGGTGAGGGCTACCGGGGCACAGCCAATACCACCACCGCGGGCGTACCTTGCCAGCGTTGGGACGCGCAAATCCCGCATCAGCACCGATTTACGCCAGAAAAATACGCGTGCAA AGACCTTCGGGAGAACTTCTGCCGGAACCCCGACGGCTCAGAGGCGCCCTGGTGCTTCACACTGCGGCCCGGCATGCGCGTGGCCTTTTGCTACCAGATCCGGCGTTGTACAGACGACGTGCGGCCCCAGG ACTGCTACCACGGCGCAGGGGAGCAGTACCGCGGCACGGTCAGCAAGACCCGCAAGGGTGTCCAGTGCCAGCGCTGGTCCGCTGAGACGCCGCACAAGCCGCA GTTCACGTTTACCTCCGAACCGCATGCACAACTGGAGGAGAACTTCTGCCGGAACCCAGATGGGGATAGCCATGGGCCCTGGTGCTACACGATGGACCCAAGGACCCCATTCGACTACTGTGCCCTGCGACGCTGCG CTGATGACCAGCCGCCATCAATCCTGGATCCCCCAG ACCAGGTGCAGTTTGAGAAGTGTGGCAAGAGGGTGGATCGGCTGGATCAGCGTCGTTCCAAGCTGCGCGTGGTTGGGGGCCATCCGGGCAACTCACCCTGGACAGTCAGCTTGCGGAATCG GCAGGGCCAGCATTTCTGCGGGGGGTCTCTAGTGAAGGAGCAGTGGATACTGACTGCCCGGCAGTGCTTCTCCTCCTG CCATATGCCTCTCACAGGCTATGAGGTATGGTTGGGCACCCTGTTCCAGAACCCACAGCATGGAGAGCCAGGCCTACAGCGGGTCCCAGTAGCCAAGATGGTGTGTGGGCCCTCAGGCTCCCAGCTTGTCCTGCTCAAGCTGGAGAG ATCTGTGACCCTGAACCAGCGTGTGGCCCTGATCTGCCTGCCCCCTGAATGGTATGTGGTGCCTCCAGGGACCAAGTGTGAGATTGCAGGCTGGGGTGAGACCAAAG GTACGGGTAATGACACAGTCCTAAATGTGGCCTTGCTGAATGTCATCTCCAACCAGGAGTGTAACATCAAGCACCGAGGACGTGTGCGGGAGAGTGAGATGTGCACTGAGGGACTGTTGGCCCCTGTGGGGGCCTGTGAG GGTGACTACGGGGGCCCACTTGCCTGCTTTACCCACAACTGCTGGGTCCTGGAAGGAATTATAATCCCCAACCGAGTATGCGCAAGGTCCCGCTGGCCAGCTGTCTTCACGCGTGTCTCTGTGTTTGTGGACTGGATTCACAAGGTCATGAGACTGGGTTAG
- the MST1 gene encoding hepatocyte growth factor-like protein isoform X4, with protein MEPEPPNPVGTGFTTSRMGLWWVTVQPPARRMGWLPLLLLLTQCLGAPGQRSPLNDFQVLRGTELQHLLHAVVPGPWQEDVADAEECAGRCGPLMDCRAFHYNVSSHGCQLLPWTQHSPHTRLRRSGRCDLFQKKDYVRTCIMNNGVRYRGTMATTVGGLPCQAWSHKFPNDHKYTPTLRNGLEENFCRNPDGDPGGPWCYTTDPAVRFQSCGIKSCREAACVWCNGEEYRGAVDRTESGRECQRWDLQHPHQHPFEPGKFLDQGLDDNYCRNPDGSERPWCYTTDPQIEREFCDLPRCGSEAQPRQEATTVSCFRGKGEGYRGTANTTTAGVPCQRWDAQIPHQHRFTPEKYACKDLRENFCRNPDGSEAPWCFTLRPGMRVAFCYQIRRCTDDVRPQDCYHGAGEQYRGTVSKTRKGVQCQRWSAETPHKPQFTFTSEPHAQLEENFCRNPDGDSHGPWCYTMDPRTPFDYCALRRCADDQPPSILDPPDQVQFEKCGKRVDRLDQRRSKLRVVGGHPGNSPWTVSLRNRQGQHFCGGSLVKEQWILTARQCFSSCHMPLTGYEVWLGTLFQNPQHGEPGLQRVPVAKMVCGPSGSQLVLLKLERSVTLNQRVALICLPPEWSVTSSTEDVCGRVRCALRDCWPLWGPVRVTTGAHLPALPTTAGSWKEL; from the exons ATGGAGCCAGAGCCACCCAATCCCGTAGGGACAGGTTTCACAACTTCCCGGATGGGGCTGTGGTGGGTCACAGTGCAGCCTCCAGCCAGAAGGATGGGGTGGCTCCCACTCCTGCTGCTTCTGACTCAATGCTTAGGGGCCCCTG GGCAGCGCTCGCCATTGAATGACTTCCAGGTGCTCCGGGGCACAGAGCTACAGCACCTGCTACATGCGGTGGTGCCCGGGCCTTGGCAGGAGGATGTGGCAGATGCTGAAGAGTGTGCTGGTCGCTGTGGGCCCTTAATGGACTGCCG GGCCTTCCACTACAACGTGAGCAGCCATGGTTGCCAACTGCTGCCATGGACTCAACACTCGCCCCACACGAGGCTGCGGCGTTCTGGGCGCTGTGACCTCTTCCAGAAGAAAG ACTACGTACGGACCTGCATCATGAACAATGGGGTTCGGTACCGGGGCACCATGGCCACGACCGTGGGTGGCCTGCCCTGCCAGGCTTGGAGCCACAAGTTCCCGAATGATCACAA GTACACGCCCACGCTCCGGAATGGCCTGGAAGAGAACTTCTGCCGTAACCCTGATGGCGACCCCGGAGGTCCTTGGTGCTACACAACAGACCCTGCCGTGCGCTTCCAGAGCTGCGGCATCAAATCCTGCCGGGAGG CCGCGTGTGTCTGGTGCAATGGCGAGGAATACCGCGGCGCGGTAGACCGCACGGAGTCAGGGCGCGAGTGCCAGCGCTGGGATCTTCAGCACCCGCACCAGCACCCCTTCGAGCCGGGCAA GTTCCTCGACCAAGGTCTGGACGACAACTATTGCCGGAATCCTGACGGCTCCGAGCGGCCATGGTGCTACACTACGGATCCGCAGATCGAGCGAGAGTTCTGTGACCTCCCCCGCTGCG GGTCCGAGGCACAGCCCCGCCAAGAGGCCACAACTGTCAGCTGCTTCCGCGGGAAGGGTGAGGGCTACCGGGGCACAGCCAATACCACCACCGCGGGCGTACCTTGCCAGCGTTGGGACGCGCAAATCCCGCATCAGCACCGATTTACGCCAGAAAAATACGCGTGCAA AGACCTTCGGGAGAACTTCTGCCGGAACCCCGACGGCTCAGAGGCGCCCTGGTGCTTCACACTGCGGCCCGGCATGCGCGTGGCCTTTTGCTACCAGATCCGGCGTTGTACAGACGACGTGCGGCCCCAGG ACTGCTACCACGGCGCAGGGGAGCAGTACCGCGGCACGGTCAGCAAGACCCGCAAGGGTGTCCAGTGCCAGCGCTGGTCCGCTGAGACGCCGCACAAGCCGCA GTTCACGTTTACCTCCGAACCGCATGCACAACTGGAGGAGAACTTCTGCCGGAACCCAGATGGGGATAGCCATGGGCCCTGGTGCTACACGATGGACCCAAGGACCCCATTCGACTACTGTGCCCTGCGACGCTGCG CTGATGACCAGCCGCCATCAATCCTGGATCCCCCAG ACCAGGTGCAGTTTGAGAAGTGTGGCAAGAGGGTGGATCGGCTGGATCAGCGTCGTTCCAAGCTGCGCGTGGTTGGGGGCCATCCGGGCAACTCACCCTGGACAGTCAGCTTGCGGAATCG GCAGGGCCAGCATTTCTGCGGGGGGTCTCTAGTGAAGGAGCAGTGGATACTGACTGCCCGGCAGTGCTTCTCCTCCTG CCATATGCCTCTCACAGGCTATGAGGTATGGTTGGGCACCCTGTTCCAGAACCCACAGCATGGAGAGCCAGGCCTACAGCGGGTCCCAGTAGCCAAGATGGTGTGTGGGCCCTCAGGCTCCCAGCTTGTCCTGCTCAAGCTGGAGAG ATCTGTGACCCTGAACCAGCGTGTGGCCCTGATCTGCCTGCCCCCTGAATG GAGTGTAACATCAAGCACCGAGGACGTGTGCGGGAGAGTGAGATGTGCACTGAGGGACTGTTGGCCCCTGTGGGGGCCTGTGAG GGTGACTACGGGGGCCCACTTGCCTGCTTTACCCACAACTGCTGGGTCCTGGAAGGAATTATAA